A stretch of the Paramormyrops kingsleyae isolate MSU_618 chromosome 16, PKINGS_0.4, whole genome shotgun sequence genome encodes the following:
- the LOC140578709 gene encoding uncharacterized protein has translation MSFRCKCTLADQITPPGKKISLFPFIVLGDFNRVNLHQELPKHRQHIDCPTRDNITLDHCYTILKDAYRSVPRAALGHSDHCMVHLIPIYRQQLKRAKPVVKTVKKWTNAAKQELQDCFDCTNWTVFEAASDNLDELTDTVTSYISFCEDVCVPTKTFCTYNNNKPWFTPKLQHLHQAKEDAYRSGDRALYRQARNTLTREIKVAKRSYSEKLKERFSANDPASVWRGLRDITSNRRPLPPAEANKDLADELNNFYCRIHEAEVSRLFQKQKTKKAPGPNGVSPSCLKTCADQLAPIFTRIFNRFLELCVVPSCFKRSTIITVPKKPTITGLNDYRPVALTSVVMKSFERLVLAHLKDITGHQLYPLQFAYRANRSVDDAVNMGLHYILQHLDRPGTYARILFVDFSSAKRA, from the exons atgagcttcagatgtaaatgcacgctggccgaccagatcaccccccctggaaagaaaatatccctattcccttttattgtccttggtgattttaacagagtgaatctacaccaggaacttcctaaacacagacagcatatcgactgccccaccagggacaacatcacactggaccactgttacaccattttaaaagatgcctatcgctctgtcccccgggcagctttaggacattctgatcactgtatggtccatcttattccaatttacaggcaacagcttaaacgtgccaagcctgtagtcaaaactgtgaagaagtggaccaatgcagcaaagcaggaactgcaagactgttttgactgcactaattggactgtctttgaagctgcatctgataatctggatgagctgacagacactgtgacatcatacatcagtttttgtgaagatgtgtgtgtcccgaccaagaccttctgcacatacaacaacaataaaccatggttcactcccaaactgcaacatcttcaccaggccaaggaggatgcctacagaagtggtgacagggccctgtacaggcaggccaggaacacgctgaccagggagatcaaagtggcaaaaagaagctactctgagaagctgaaagaacggttctcagccaatgaccctgcatcagtgtggagaggcctgcgagatatcaccagcaacagacgacccctaccccccgctgaagcaaacaaagacctggcagacgagctgaacaacttctactgcag aatacacgaagcggaagtgagccggctgttccagaaacagaaaaccaagaaggccccgggaccaaacggtgtatccccctcctgcctcaaaacctgtgctgatcagctggctcccatcttcacccgcatcttcaatagattTCTGGAGTTGTGTGTAGTTCCCTcctgcttcaaacgctccaccattatcacggtccccaaaaaacccaccattacaggactgaatgactacagacctgtcgccttgacgtctgtggtcatgaaatcctttgaacgcctggttttagcccatctaaaggacattacaggacaccagctgtaccccctgcagtttgcctatcgggcaaacaggtcggtggatgatgcagtgaatatggggctgcattatatcctgcaacatctggaccgtccaggaacttatgccaggatcctgtttgtggactttagttcggctaaacgagcatag